Proteins encoded by one window of Geobacter sp. DSM 9736:
- a CDS encoding response regulator, with translation MAHSILVIEDEKDLADLVVLHLQEGGYRTVTSANGIEGCTLALTEKPDLILLDLMLPGRNGIEVCRHLKEHEQTKSIPIIMVTAKGEEIDRVVGFEVGADDYIVKPFSVRELMLRVRAVLRRSGKDIGSTATGMIRAGSICIDPEGHRVTVDEAHVDLTTTEYKLLLKLCERIGRVHSRDRLLMEVWGYDYAGDTRTVDTHVTRLRSKLGTAGAMIVTVRGFGYKVEKP, from the coding sequence ATGGCACACTCAATTCTCGTAATAGAAGATGAAAAAGACCTTGCCGATCTTGTCGTGTTACATCTCCAGGAGGGAGGCTATAGGACCGTCACATCCGCAAACGGTATTGAAGGTTGCACCCTCGCTCTCACTGAGAAGCCCGACCTGATTTTGCTCGACCTCATGCTCCCAGGCAGGAACGGCATCGAGGTATGCAGGCATCTAAAGGAACATGAGCAGACAAAATCGATACCGATCATCATGGTTACCGCCAAGGGGGAAGAGATAGACCGGGTGGTTGGTTTCGAAGTGGGCGCCGACGATTACATCGTCAAACCCTTTTCGGTGAGGGAACTGATGCTGCGGGTGCGGGCCGTTTTGCGCAGATCCGGAAAAGATATCGGTTCAACTGCAACGGGAATGATCAGGGCAGGGTCTATTTGCATCGACCCAGAAGGGCACAGGGTCACGGTAGACGAAGCGCACGTGGACCTGACTACTACCGAATACAAGCTTCTGCTCAAACTGTGCGAACGTATCGGGAGGGTTCACAGTCGTGATCGTTTGCTGATGGAGGTATGGGGATATGATTATGCCGGGGATACCCGCACCGTGGATACCCATGTAACCCGACTCCGCAGCAAGCTCGGAACAGCAGGCGCCATGATAGTAACAGTTCGCGGGTTCGGCTACAAGGTGGAGAAACCATGA
- a CDS encoding YdcF family protein yields MDLFFLKKAVTPFLLPPGLFIVALLMAGALMMRRRNYPAGMFCIVAGLFMWGFSTAPVADRLIGPLEAAYDIPRSLKGDVVVLLGGGIRDGAPDLTGEGTPGEEMMTRIVTALRTQRRLNVPVIVSGGTVVPGRAPEAQIVRRFLLDLGVPPEKVLVEDKSRDTVENARLSRALCARHGFKNPLLVTSAFHMRRARLAFVREGLAVTPLPANFRTWDKKKYVWLDYLPDAGALGDSATAIRERLGLLVATFYAAKGKRLP; encoded by the coding sequence ATGGATCTGTTCTTCCTTAAAAAAGCTGTAACACCTTTCCTTTTGCCTCCCGGCTTATTCATAGTCGCGCTGCTAATGGCGGGAGCATTGATGATGCGGCGCAGGAACTATCCTGCGGGAATGTTCTGCATAGTGGCGGGTCTTTTCATGTGGGGATTTTCGACTGCTCCGGTGGCTGACAGGCTGATCGGGCCCCTGGAAGCGGCGTATGATATTCCGCGCAGCTTGAAGGGTGATGTGGTTGTGCTGCTTGGAGGAGGAATACGCGACGGGGCGCCTGATCTGACGGGGGAAGGAACTCCGGGGGAGGAGATGATGACGAGGATCGTCACGGCCTTGCGTACCCAGAGGCGGCTCAATGTGCCGGTGATAGTTTCGGGCGGAACCGTGGTACCCGGAAGAGCTCCGGAGGCGCAGATAGTAAGGCGGTTCCTTCTCGACCTCGGTGTTCCGCCGGAGAAGGTCCTGGTGGAGGACAAGAGCCGCGATACTGTGGAGAATGCGAGACTGAGCCGTGCGCTCTGTGCCCGTCACGGTTTCAAAAATCCTCTCCTCGTGACTTCGGCCTTTCACATGCGCCGTGCAAGACTTGCCTTCGTGCGGGAGGGGCTGGCGGTGACCCCGTTGCCGGCCAACTTCAGGACATGGGACAAGAAAAAGTACGTATGGCTGGATTACCTTCCGGATGCCGGAGCATTGGGGGACAGTGCTACAGCCATACGTGAGCGGCTCGGTCTGCTTGTGGCCACGTTTTATGCTGCAAAGGGTAAGCGTCTACCGTGA
- a CDS encoding EamA family transporter encodes MSSFAFSLILFSGLMHALWNLLVKRSRHKTVFIWWMFVCSALLFTLMLPLLPGTFPAPDKTVMLLGAGGACCFFLYHLCNGRAYRSGDLSLTYPLSQTSMLYVPLWGGLLLDERLTVAGGSGMLLVMTGACFIQLRRLSLEEMLRPVRNLSDPSVQAALAAGFIYSLGAVIDKSGVQRYSPLYFTYLLVIFMLGLMTVNLLRSRYRDQVLTEWRENRGLILLSGPVMMGSFLSFRYGLSLSPMSYAVAVRQVSVVIGVLIGIMFLGERCGRIRIASAFLIVVGVFLIRLAAE; translated from the coding sequence GTGAGTTCCTTCGCTTTCTCTCTCATCCTTTTTTCAGGGCTGATGCATGCCCTCTGGAACCTGCTGGTGAAGCGGAGCCGCCACAAGACCGTTTTCATCTGGTGGATGTTTGTCTGCTCCGCACTTCTGTTCACCCTGATGCTACCCTTGCTTCCCGGCACTTTCCCTGCTCCCGATAAAACGGTGATGCTGCTTGGAGCAGGGGGAGCCTGCTGTTTTTTCCTTTATCACCTCTGCAATGGCCGCGCGTATCGCAGCGGCGATCTTTCCCTTACGTACCCCCTTTCCCAGACTTCGATGCTCTACGTGCCGTTGTGGGGAGGACTGCTTCTCGATGAACGGCTGACAGTGGCGGGAGGGAGTGGCATGCTCCTCGTTATGACGGGTGCATGTTTCATTCAATTACGGCGACTTTCGCTGGAGGAGATGCTGAGGCCGGTGAGGAATCTTTCCGACCCTTCGGTCCAGGCCGCCCTTGCGGCGGGGTTCATCTATTCTCTTGGGGCAGTCATAGACAAGTCGGGAGTGCAGCGCTATTCTCCGCTATATTTTACTTACCTGCTCGTGATCTTCATGTTAGGGCTGATGACGGTGAATCTGCTTCGCAGCCGGTACCGCGATCAGGTTCTGACCGAATGGAGGGAAAACCGGGGGCTGATCCTCCTGAGCGGGCCTGTGATGATGGGTTCCTTCCTCTCCTTTCGCTACGGTCTGAGCCTTTCGCCGATGAGCTACGCCGTTGCTGTGCGGCAGGTGAGCGTAGTGATCGGGGTCCTGATCGGGATCATGTTTCTGGGGGAAAGATGCGGCAGGATCAGGATCGCCTCGGCTTTCCTCATTGTCGTCGGGGTCTTCCTGATCCGGCTTGCCGCAGAGTGA
- the pnpS gene encoding two-component system histidine kinase PnpS translates to MKIGIQWKLMASHLLLILVMGGFLYFYLDRTINRYLLQEISQNLKNEVRLSALMATRQGSELSLHGQELAQAIGSSINARATVIASDGTVVGDSEIATSNIKELDNHGDRPEVREAFAGKQGAATRYSSTLHVAMLYAAAPFSSKSGERGVIRLALPLTSLAHAKSSLHHSLFIAIALSVAAAFLLGYILSRVLSRSLRTMAAIARDMAQGNFERRVRVHGKDELGELAAAMNAMSAQLSAQMNRLSTEKNRLDAILHGMGEGLLVTDTRGIILMVNPAFRTLFGVGEEVLGMTLLEIVRHPALHDTFRHVSETREETIEELSLPQGKSLLTHWVPLLGNEALEGVVAVFHDITDIKRLEKVRKDFVANVSHELRTPVTVIRGYAETVMENDSSSTEEIRKFVGIIYRHSDRLASLVNDLLALSELESGKIELTLSPTPLAGVIGHCVGLLERKAESKGITVNICNLGEIPPVLAERKRLEQVFINLLDNAVKYTPEEGSITVTADTADGMVKVSVRDTGPGIPDKDLPRLFERFYRVDEARSRAEGGTGLGLSIVKHIVQLHGGEISVTSRPGAGTTFSFTLRRGDGGKTLSR, encoded by the coding sequence ATGAAAATAGGCATCCAGTGGAAACTGATGGCCTCCCATCTTCTGTTGATACTTGTAATGGGGGGATTTCTCTATTTTTACCTTGACCGGACCATCAACCGGTACCTGCTTCAGGAAATTTCTCAAAACCTTAAAAACGAGGTCAGGCTTTCTGCGCTCATGGCTACGCGACAAGGTTCGGAGCTCAGCCTGCATGGGCAGGAACTGGCGCAGGCCATCGGCTCCAGCATCAATGCACGAGCAACAGTAATTGCCAGTGACGGCACTGTTGTGGGGGATTCAGAGATAGCCACCTCCAATATCAAGGAACTGGACAATCACGGCGACCGGCCGGAGGTCCGCGAGGCGTTTGCGGGGAAGCAGGGTGCGGCGACCCGGTATTCATCTACGCTCCATGTGGCGATGCTTTACGCAGCTGCCCCGTTCAGTTCTAAAAGCGGCGAGAGAGGAGTGATCCGCCTGGCACTGCCGCTCACCTCACTGGCGCATGCGAAGAGCAGCCTGCACCACAGCCTCTTCATCGCGATAGCCCTGTCCGTCGCAGCCGCGTTTCTGCTCGGCTATATACTTTCGCGCGTCCTCTCCCGGTCCCTAAGAACCATGGCGGCGATCGCCCGGGACATGGCGCAGGGTAACTTTGAACGTCGCGTGCGGGTACATGGGAAAGACGAGCTGGGGGAGCTGGCAGCGGCTATGAATGCAATGTCTGCACAGCTATCAGCGCAGATGAACCGGCTTTCGACAGAGAAGAACAGGCTCGACGCGATACTCCATGGAATGGGGGAGGGACTTCTGGTTACCGATACGAGGGGGATCATCCTGATGGTCAATCCCGCGTTCCGCACACTCTTTGGAGTAGGGGAAGAGGTACTTGGAATGACCCTTCTGGAGATCGTGCGTCACCCGGCACTCCATGATACTTTCCGCCACGTGTCCGAGACCAGGGAAGAGACGATCGAGGAGCTGTCGCTTCCCCAGGGGAAGAGCCTCCTGACTCACTGGGTGCCTCTGCTGGGCAACGAAGCGCTTGAAGGAGTCGTGGCGGTGTTTCATGACATAACCGACATAAAGCGGCTTGAAAAGGTGAGAAAGGATTTTGTCGCCAATGTCTCCCACGAACTCAGGACACCCGTCACCGTAATCCGAGGCTACGCCGAAACAGTCATGGAAAACGACTCCTCAAGCACTGAAGAGATCAGAAAGTTCGTCGGAATCATCTACCGTCATTCCGACCGCCTTGCAAGCCTCGTAAACGACCTTCTGGCACTCTCGGAGCTTGAATCGGGGAAAATAGAACTCACTCTTTCCCCGACCCCTCTTGCCGGCGTCATTGGGCATTGCGTAGGGCTGCTGGAGAGGAAGGCGGAAAGCAAGGGTATAACTGTGAACATCTGCAACCTCGGGGAAATCCCTCCGGTGCTGGCAGAACGGAAAAGGCTCGAACAGGTTTTCATCAACCTGCTGGACAATGCGGTGAAATACACTCCGGAGGAGGGTTCGATAACAGTTACCGCAGATACTGCAGACGGCATGGTGAAGGTCTCCGTACGGGATACTGGTCCCGGCATACCTGATAAAGACCTTCCACGTCTGTTCGAGCGGTTTTACCGGGTAGATGAGGCTCGCAGCCGTGCCGAAGGAGGGACCGGCCTGGGGCTCTCGATAGTAAAGCACATTGTTCAACTCCATGGCGGAGAGATATCTGTCACGAGCCGTCCCGGTGCAGGGACAACATTCTCCTTCACGCTTCGCCGCGGAGACGGCGGCAAGACCCTGTCACGGTAG